The nucleotide window GTGCGCTGGGTGCGGGCAAATGTGTAAGACCGAGGGGGCTCGACGCAACGACCGTTACAGGAACAGCGCAACATCTGCGACGAGGCAGCTCTTACAAACAGAACGGCTGCCATGCTCTCGCCTGACGGAGGGATCTCATGACGCGGAAGGAAGCGGGAAACACCGTGATCGATCGATTGGCGCACCGCTTGCACCGGGCCAATATGTGGATTCGACTGCTCCTGTTGGGCGCAACGGTCCTCTGCCTCGTTCCGGTTCAAGCCGCTTCCGGAGAGTCCACAGGCAAACAGCGGGATCATGTGGAGGCTGGAAGGGCGGTGTTCAACGGAAAGGGAGCTTGCTCCTACTGCCACGGAAAGGACGGACGGCGAGACAAGCTCCCGCGCATCGAGCCGATACCGCCGCTCTTATCGAGCGGCTCAATCCGGCGCCGGCTGAGCTGCGCAATCCCAAAGCGCTCCGGCTGAGGACGGACCGAGAGCGAGCCAAGGCCATCAGAAAAGCCCACCCTGGAACAGGTATGTTCCCGGACACGACGATAACCGATCAGGAACTTGCCGATACGTTGGCCTTCCTGGCGCTGCTCCGGTAGGAAAGCGCCGCAACATCCCGGTGATCGGCTTGAGTCGGAACATGCAGGAGAGGACGATCGCGAGCATGTCGATTCATCGCATCCGGAGAGCCTTCATCCTATCGCTGAGCTTCATGGCGACGGCCATCGTCCTGCACGGCAACGTCTCGCCGGCGAACGACGGCAGCCATCAAGATGGCGACAGGCACCCTTTGGCCGGGACCGTCTCAGACTCTTCCGCCGGAGACGCCCCTCGGGGAAAGGAGCTGTACGATGCCAGTTGCGTCGTATGCCACGGCCCGAGAGCGGAGGGGAACATTGGTCCTCGTTTGGCGGGCAATCCCCTGCTGTCGAACGAGCAGGTCTTCCGAAAGATCGTGCACGAGGGACGGCATATGATGCCGCCGTTGAAGGGTTCGATCACTGATCGGCAACTGGCCGATATTCTGGCCTGGCTCAGGACGCTTCCATAGCCGCCGTCGCCGACGTCTCCACCGGACCGAGCGGTAGCGCAGCAACGAGTCGCCTTGGTGCCTGGGCGCGAAGCGCCTCCACGGCCGACAGAAACGTCGCCCCTGCGGCGATCCCGTCGTCCACGAGCACGACCGGCCGCCCGTTGAGATCCATGAGACGACGGCCCTCCCGGTACAGCCGTTGGCGTCGGAGGAGTTCGGCTTTCTTTTCCACCGCCAGAGCCTCGACCGCTTCCGGCAGCGATCCACCATCACCGGCATTCAGAGGGTTCACATAGAGATTGCCCACCTCGGTGATCGCGCCCAGCGCAGATTCGGGATTCACCGGCGAACCGTGTTTCCAGGCGATGAAGACATCGAGCGGAAAGTGAAGCACAAGGCTCAGCCGCTACCCCACCACCACGCCGTCGCGGGGCAGCGCCAAGACCAAGCCATCAGGGCTGTCTCGATAGGCGAGAAGCCGCTGGGCAAGACGGCATCCGGCCTCGTCACGGTCGCGAAACATCCTCACCATCATCTGCCGAGGAGAGTCCCTTCGTACTCATCCACGGCATGGGTGCCTCCCTGCGTCCCCGCTTCGCGGAAACGGTACAGACCGTTGCTTGTGTTTCGCCGGAACGAACCTTGAGGGCGGCGACACCGAGCCAGGGGCGCCGATCGGCTTGCTTGTGTGATTCGTCCGAGCCGAAGTGAAGACGGACGGCTCGGAGTCGGCGTGACGAAGCGACTCAGAAGCGTGGAGGAGGGGACGTCCCGGGAACAGGGGCTCGGACGGCTGCCTGGCTCCCGTCCTCGAAACGGGCCGACGCGCTACTTCCGAGTACCCGAGCTTTCTCACGCGGGCGGCAATAGTGGAACATCGCATACACGATGGTCCTAAACAGCATGTCCACCGCATCCTGCTTTCGGACGAAGGCTGCGGCGCCGGCGGCGATCATCGAGTTGTAGATGTGGGGAGTATAGTCCGCCGACAGGCCCAGAATCACCACATGCGGCATCGATTGCTTGAGGCGACGCGTGGTTTCCACCCCGTTCGGAGAGGCCAGGTTGACATCCATCAGCACCAGATCGACCTTGTGAAGGACCGCCTGGTTGATGGCGCTCTCCCCGTCGGAGGCGTCCGCGACGACTTCGATGAGATCCCCGCACGGTTCCAGGATGATCCGCATCATCTCGCGAATCGCCGCATGACCGTCCACGATCAACACCCGCCAGCGGAGCGCGGGCTGTGGTCTTACGACACTTGCAGCCGTGGACTCCCGCTCCCGCAGCCGATCCGCCAAAAACGACAACGCTTGATCATCCCGCGGCGACGCGTACATGGTATTTCCCTCCTGATCACGCAGACCATGCCCTAGCCCGGCTCTCTACGCATAGCGCGTCGAATAGGACGGAGTAACTAGGAAACACCCTAGGGGTAGCCACGGGGGCATCCGCAATCGGCAGGCTGGGCGGGCTCGTCACCATCCAGACCGCGCAGACCACGCTGTTTCGTGCCGGGCGGCGACACCATCCGTGGCCTCACTGTCCGAACAGACCGGCGTATATGGGGCCATTAGGGACAGGGCCCTCTGAATAGGTTGAGCGTTCACGCCGGACCGTGAGCGGTTCGCCTTGAGAAGAGCCTAGCAGTGTGTTGACATACTGCGTGATGACCTCGGAAATGGAGTCGTGTCTGGGGTCACGGACGCCATCCGCATGCCCTGCAGGCTGTTCAGAAAGGCCGTCCTTCCCCACCCACCCACCCCGACGCGCCAAGACGCGTCGGTTTCCCTGAAGGCCGCGACGAGGTTCACGCCGCGCGGAATAAGGCGCGGCACGTTTGTGAACGCCCGCGAGATGGTGAGGCGGCAGTGTCCCGCGGGAACGCCGCTGACGGACTTTGTCAACAGCCTGCACGTAAGTGTTACTACCCGCACGAACGATCGACACGTCTGTTGGCAGGTGTCTTGGCGTCAGATAGCGAATGTGACGAGGAACAACGCGTGCCGCGATGGACTGGTGTCAATCACCCACGCCCAAATTGATGCACTTGCCTCATTGTGCAGGAGTCTATGCATGATTAATCTAAAAGCGCAGATGCGAATCACGCCCGGGTTCGTGAGAGACCGGGATGCAAGGAAGGAGGAAGGAAACGACGATGTGGCTCAAAGAGAGGGGGTGCGCCATGAGATGGATGAGGCGTGTTCCGCTGTCCGCCATGTGCCGCTCTATGGCCTTGGTGCTCGGTTTGCTGGGAGGCGGGGAGTCGGTTGCGAGCGACGCGGCCACAGCAAGACAGGAACCGACGGAACTGACGATCCAGGTCACCATCAAGAAAATGGAATTCCATGTCTCCGGCTATGGGCGAGAAGGGAATCCGACCGCCATCGTGGTCCGCAACGAGGATGGGGTGACCCACGGGTTCTACTCCCCCTTGTTCAAGGACACTTCGGTTCGTCTTGAAGGCGATGGGTACCAGGTGACGGGGAAAGATGGCCCGGTGTTCCGGGTAGACCCAGGGAAGACGATGACGCTCCACTTCACAAAGGGGTCAGCGAACGCTCCACTTACGATGATGAGTCCGCTCATGCGTCATGTCATCTGGTGCGACATGCACCCGGAGGTGAAAGGGGAACTGTTCGTCATCGAGCGTCGAGGCTAGTAAGCGAGCCGATGCGCCAGAAGAAAGGAGGTCAATGGCGTGACGGGGGCATGAACTGACAAGCAGTAGGTAGCGGGATTCAGAGGACACGAGGCGGTGAATGTTCGAACCAAGGAGGTCAATCATGCAGATCCGAGGGCATACAATCGGCTTGCTCGCTGTTCCCATCATCGCGGCAGCATTGATGCTGGTGGGAACAGGCACGGCCTATGCGCAAGCTAAGGGGATGGGGGCGCCACCATCGAAGGTGGAGATCACCATCAAGGACCGGACCCATGGGTATGACACCGTGGGGTTCACCATGCCGTCGCAGGACACCACGATTGTGGTTCGGAACATGGACAGCGTGACTCACGGATTCGCCGCGAAGCTGTTCAAGGAAGTATCGGTTCGGATGGAGGGTGACGGAGTTTTGGTGGAAGGGAGAAACATCAAGGCCTACCACGTGGATCCGGGAAAGACGATGGTGCTCCACTTCTCCACGATGGCCTCGAAGAATGATCCGGCGACGGGGATCGCGGAAAGTGCACGATACGCCATCTGGTGTGACATTCACCCCGAGGTCAGAGGGGAGTTGTATGTCGTCGAGACCAAGGGCGAGGTCGGCGGCGGATGACGGGTTGATGAATCCCGAGCCGGAAGGTCTCGCAGTAGGGCGCGTAGGAGGCTAGATGATGTCGTGATCGTGTGGGCGGCGGCCGCAGCCCTGTTCAGCGCTCCGGCGCTCTGGAGCCCGATCGGGGCTGCGGAGTTCGACCGGAGCGGGTCCTGATGTGAAGCATCATAAACAGTGGCGCGAGAAGACCGTGTTGACGGCAACTTAGATAGTCGCTCCATCTTGAGGCAATTCGCGCCATCACTTCTTCCGGCATTGGCCTGAAACACCCCACCACCCGCTCCCGACGAGATCGAGTCAACTACCGGTGCCATTCGGTCTCCAGCATATCAATGGGTTCCGTTGGAACTGCGAGGAACGACATAGGCACTTTCCATGCGAGTGCTGTCGTTGTGGGAACGGGCATAGGCGTGGCGGCGACCAGACCAGCGGGTATTGAGCCAGCGCGGAGAGACCGCCCTTATGCCTGTGATCGATCCGGTGGGCTCGTGGCGCCGGACTGGACCAACGAAGGAGTTGGCCGTGTGGGTGCCAGGCGCTGTGTGATCTGCGGGGCGCGGGTGGATCCGAGGATTGTGAACAAGAGGGATGAGCAGTCTGACAAGCGAGTCCGTGTCGGCAATGCCGACGGGTGCGCGGGGTTCGGACGCAATTGTGTCACATATTCTGAACCGAGGTCAGGACCATGAAGGGAGACGTGAAGGCCGCCGCCCCTGAGGCGACGGCGATCCCAGAGGCTATCCAGCATGAATTTTCTCCCGGCCTCGCCGGTGTGCCGGCAGCCAAGTCCTCCATCAGCTTTGTAAACGGCCAGACGGGTCCGCTGGAATATCGCGGGATCCGGATTGAGGAGCTGGCTAAGCACAGTTCCTTTCTGGAGACGACCTACCTGTTGCTCTACGATCAACTGCCGGGACAGACTGAACTAGACCGGTTCACGGTCGATGTGACACAGCATCGGCGCATCAAGTATCAAATCAGTGATCTGATCAAATGTCTCCCCGAGCACGGGCACCCGATGGATGCCCTGCAAGCCGCAGTCGCAGCCCTCGGGATGTTCTACCCGGCGAGACAGGTATTAGATCCCCAAGTGCAATACTGGTCGACCATCCGACTGATCGCGAAGGTTCCCACGATCGTAGCCGCATACTACCGACTTCGACGCGGCGATGAGCAGATTCCGCCCCGCGATGATTTGGACCATGCCGGCAACTTCTTGTACATGCTGACGGAGAAAGTGCCCGACCCTATGATCGCGAAGGTGCTGGACACCTGCCTCATTCTCCATGCCGAGCACACGATGAATGCCTCCAGCTTCAGTGGCTTGGTGACCGCCTCCACGCTGGCGGATCCCTACACGGTCGTCTCTTCGGCGATCGGGACCCTGAAAGGACCTCTCCACGGCGGAGCGACCCTGGAAACCATAGAAATGTTGGAGGAGATCGGATCGGTGGACAACGTCCGGCCATACATCCAGAAGAGGCTGGCCGCGAAGCAGAAACTCATGGGATTCGGGCATCGGATCTACAAGATAAAAGATCCGAGAGCCGTCATCCTGCAAGAGTTAGCCCACCGGCTCTTTGCACACTATGGACATTCTCGGCTGTATGAGGTGGCAGAGGAAGTTGAGCGGGTCGGAGAAGAGCTATTAGCAGGCAAAGGAATCCACGCCAACGTGGATTTCTACTCCGGCGTGCTCTACGCAACGATGGGTCTCGATGAAGACTTTTTCCCGTGCCTATTTGCGATGGCGCGCGTGAGCGGCTGGTTGGCTCACTGGCTGGAACAGCTCAAGGACAATAAGCTCTTCCGACCGGATCAGATCTATGACGGACAGCACGGCCGAGCCTATGTTCCCATTGGTCGCCGGCTGGGAGGAGCATAGCGAGATTATGGCAGCTCTCACGATCGCGTGACCACGGTGAGACGAAGCGACAGACTGTTAGGAAAAATGGACATTGGATGTGTGACCGTTGCAAGAACGTAGTCCTGGCAGAAGCTGTGGCGAAGAGGCGACAGATCGTGAAAGAGGGGGGTGGGCCTTCCGGGCCGTAGGGACGTAGGGTCCGGCGGTCGGAGCCTTGCAACGATGGTGACGGTGGCGACTCATGAGGTGAACAGGCCGGCTCGTGTGGGCGAATCTCGTGATGCCGCACCGCACGGCCCAGGCGACATCGGATTGAGACTTTCCGTCATCCATCTCTCAGGCAGCCGCCGGGTTGCTGAAAGGGGCAGGCCGCAATCTGCAGAAGCTCGTGCAAGACCTGACCGGCCGCAACCTCATCAGGCCGCTGACGACGCAGGGCCACGTAAGCGACGCTGTTCCGAACCGTGTGATCCATGATGCCCAGACCACGAGCGGAGGAAGCGGGAGTCCGATCTTCAACAGCCAAGGAGAACTCATTGCCGTCCACTCGTCCATCATGACGCGGTTCGGCGCAGTAGGTTCCGGCGTGCCGATCGCCAGGGTGGTCGAATTATTTCACTCGGAAAGTTGAGTTGTCGAAGAGGGAAGCAGCCATGTCTGAGCCGTCGGATCAGAAGTCCCCGGAGATTCTCATCCAGATCCAAGCTGCCGAGCAGAAAGTGGAAAACATGCTGCGCGCGGCTCAGCAAGACGCGGCTGCCATTCTCGACAAGGCTCGGGCTCAGGCTGAAACCCTGTTACGCGGGACACGTCGCCGCCTTGAGGAGAGGAAGAAAGCGGTCGAGGCCGCCGGCACGGCGGAGGCAGAACGTGAGGCTGAGCAACTGCTCACGAATGCACGGGCAAAGGCTGGCGATCTCAAGGGCAGGTGCATGCGCAGGATGGATGAGGCGGTCGGCCTGGTGCTCAAGCGGATTCTGCCATCTCCTCTAATCAGTGATTCGCAATCAGCCGTCGGCAGAAATCAAAACGCGCTGAAAGCTGACGGCTGAATACCGGTCGCCGAGGGCGAATCCATGATTGAGTCAATGGCGAAGGTACGATTGGTTGCTCCCCGGACTCTCGTGGACCGTGTGACGTCCACTCTCCAGGAGACCGGCGTCCTACATATCGAGTCTGCTCCGATGGAAGCGGCACGGATCCCCTTACGTCCTCAGGTGATGAATGAATCTGTCCGACAACGGCGGGCTGAACTTGAACGATTGCAGGAAGACGTGCGTCGGCTTCTTCTACTCTTGCCTGATATCTCGTCAAACGAGCGCATCAGTACGGAACAAGCTCGGCATCCGGACCTTACGGAAGGAGCAATCAAGCAGCTTGACCATTCAGTCCGAGAGATCGCTGCCCGTGTTGACGATCTGTCCGCTCGGCTGAAGGCTTGTGAAGAGGAATTAGCCCTCCTGTCCAAGTATGAAAAGGCCTTGGCGGGATTGGCGCCGTTCTTACGGTTCATTCAGGAAAGCGAGGAATTGGACCACCTCGGCGTGACGCTCGATGAGCGCGAAGGATCCCCTGATCTCCTGCGTCTCCTGCGAGAAATGATGGCCAAGATCACGGACAATGGTTATGAGCTGTTCCACACTAGGATAGACGCACGTTCGTTGGTCGTGCTGCTGGTGTTTTCCAAGGTGCATAGCGCCAGGGTTCGCAATCTGTTGTGGGAGGAAGGGATCGCCGAACTACGACTGCCGGTGTCCGTCTCAGACAAGCCTTTGGGAGAGGCCGTGCGCATGCTACTTCAGCAGAAGACGGAGCTCCCTCTGGAGGCGCACCGCTATCGCGGGGAACTGAGAGAGGTCGCACTCCAGCGGCGCCAGGAATTAGCGGAATACCACGACGCCATTGTGCGTTGCCTCGAACGAATCGAAGCGAGCCTGTATTTCTATCAAACCGAGATGGCCACCTTGATCTACGGCTGGGTCCCGTGTCGGATGCTCACCGGCTTACGGCTCAGGATCGGGGACGAATTCGGCGGCAAGGTTGTGTTGGAAGAATGTCCGGTTGCTCCCCAGGAATGGGCGGTTGTCCCGGTGGCACTGCGCAATCCCGCCTTTCTCCAACCATTTGAAACATTGACCCGAGTCGTGTCCTTGCCGCGATACGGGAGCATCGATCCGACTCCGTACGTGGCGACGTTCTTCCCCTTGTTTTACGGCGTGATCCTCGGCGATGTCGGCTATGGGTTGCTCCTACTTGTCGCCGCAGCCATGGTCCGACGGCGGTGCCGTTCCCACCCCCTCGTTCGCGACCTTTCGACGATCTTCCTGTGGGCTTCGGGTTCGGCAATCTTGTTCGGTCTCCTGTTTGGGGAGTTGTTTGGGGAACTGGGCGAGTATGTCGGTCTGCGTCCGGTCCTGAACCGCATGCAATCGTTCTTGCCTCTTCTCTACATATCCATCGGGATCGGCACGGTGCATGTGGTGTTAGGGCTTGCGCTGGGTGCGCACTCTGCCCTGCGGCGTGGGAACCGGCAGGTGAGTCTCATGAAGTGCGGCAGCATGGTGCTTGTGCTGTCATTCATCTCTCTCCTCGCAAGCGTCGCCGGACTAGCGCCGCGCGAATGGAGATCGGCGGAGGTCGTAGGGCTGCTGTGCGCGCTGGTCATCATCTTCATCTCTGGAAGGGGCCGCGGAGTCATGGAGCTGCACAACCTGGTCAATGTGCTCTCCTACCTGCGCCTGATGGGGATCGGCGTCGCGTCGGCCGCGCTTGCCTTTGCCGCCAACAAGCTGGGCGGCCTGGTGGGCAACGTCTTCTTGGGCATCGTCATCGCGGTGACGCTCCACGGGATTAATGTCATCTTCGGCATCCTCTCACCGACCATCCAATCGCTCCGGCTCCATTATGTAGAATTTTTCGAAAACTTCTTTGCGCCCGGCGGCCGCCAGTACAAGCCTTTTCGGCATCTCCATCCGACACTACCTGTTCGAGGATGAGGCGGAGGACAACCATGAAGGAGGGATCATGACAGAGATCGGACTCATCGCGATCGGTGCGGGCTTGGCCATTGGGCTGGCGGCCCTGGCTACAGCATTGGCGCAGGCTAGGATTGGTGCAGCGGCGATTGGTGCCATTTTGGAGAAACCGGAGGCCTTCGGGACGGTGTTGATTTTGCTCGTCATCCCGGAAACGTTGGTCATCTTCGGGTTTACCGTCGCCATTCTGATTTTATTCGCCCTCAAGTAAGGCTCACGATGCCGTACGCAACGCTCATTGACGCGCTGCTGGAAGAAGGGAGAACCAAGAGCGAAGCCATTGTGCGTCAGGCTCAGGTTGAAGCCGAGCGGCTTCTGAATGATGCGCAGCAACAGTGCGAAACCTTGGACCGTGAGGCAGACGCCGCCATCCGCCGAAGCCTATCCACCCAGCGCGCTGTGATTCTGAGCAGCGCGGCTCTCTCTGCTCGCCATGTCATGCTCCGAGCCAAGCGAGAGATCCTAGATGCCGTGTGGCGGCACGTCAGTCAGAAGGCCACGACGCTTACCGGCCATGCTCGGACGGCGGTCCTCAGCGCACTCCTTGACGAAATACTCACCGCGAGCTCTTCTCAATCACCCCGAGTGCTCATTGATGGTCGGGAGCGTCCCTACCTTGAAGAGATCTTGACAGAGCGAAGCATCACTTTTGAAGAGCAACACCAGGATGACCTGCTTCTTGGGATCAGGTTGGAAGGGAATGGCGAGGTCTTAACAAACTGCTTGGCCGCTCGTCTCGCCAAGGCGAAGCCGGAACTGACGATCGAGCTGAACCGACTGTTGTTCATCGAGGAGACAGTCGGTGCTCGGCAATGAGCCGCGACCTCACGCGAGAGATGACAAATGGCTGACTAC belongs to Nitrospira sp. and includes:
- a CDS encoding c-type cytochrome → MSIHRIRRAFILSLSFMATAIVLHGNVSPANDGSHQDGDRHPLAGTVSDSSAGDAPRGKELYDASCVVCHGPRAEGNIGPRLAGNPLLSNEQVFRKIVHEGRHMMPPLKGSITDRQLADILAWLRTLP
- a CDS encoding phosphoribosyltransferase family protein — protein: MLHFPLDVFIAWKHGSPVNPESALGAITEVGNLYVNPLNAGDGGSLPEAVEALAVEKKAELLRRQRLYREGRRLMDLNGRPVVLVDDGIAAGATFLSAVEALRAQAPRRLVAALPLGPVETSATAAMEAS
- a CDS encoding response regulator transcription factor translates to MYASPRDDQALSFLADRLRERESTAASVVRPQPALRWRVLIVDGHAAIREMMRIILEPCGDLIEVVADASDGESAINQAVLHKVDLVLMDVNLASPNGVETTRRLKQSMPHVVILGLSADYTPHIYNSMIAAGAAAFVRKQDAVDMLFRTIVYAMFHYCRPREKARVLGSSASARFEDGSQAAVRAPVPGTSPPPRF
- a CDS encoding citrate synthase, translating into MKGDVKAAAPEATAIPEAIQHEFSPGLAGVPAAKSSISFVNGQTGPLEYRGIRIEELAKHSSFLETTYLLLYDQLPGQTELDRFTVDVTQHRRIKYQISDLIKCLPEHGHPMDALQAAVAALGMFYPARQVLDPQVQYWSTIRLIAKVPTIVAAYYRLRRGDEQIPPRDDLDHAGNFLYMLTEKVPDPMIAKVLDTCLILHAEHTMNASSFSGLVTASTLADPYTVVSSAIGTLKGPLHGGATLETIEMLEEIGSVDNVRPYIQKRLAAKQKLMGFGHRIYKIKDPRAVILQELAHRLFAHYGHSRLYEVAEEVERVGEELLAGKGIHANVDFYSGVLYATMGLDEDFFPCLFAMARVSGWLAHWLEQLKDNKLFRPDQIYDGQHGRAYVPIGRRLGGA
- a CDS encoding trypsin-like peptidase domain-containing protein, translating into MLKGAGRNLQKLVQDLTGRNLIRPLTTQGHVSDAVPNRVIHDAQTTSGGSGSPIFNSQGELIAVHSSIMTRFGAVGSGVPIARVVELFHSES
- a CDS encoding V-type ATPase subunit subunit G family protein, producing the protein MSEPSDQKSPEILIQIQAAEQKVENMLRAAQQDAAAILDKARAQAETLLRGTRRRLEERKKAVEAAGTAEAEREAEQLLTNARAKAGDLKGRCMRRMDEAVGLVLKRILPSPLISDSQSAVGRNQNALKADG
- a CDS encoding V-type ATPase 116kDa subunit family protein, which encodes MAKVRLVAPRTLVDRVTSTLQETGVLHIESAPMEAARIPLRPQVMNESVRQRRAELERLQEDVRRLLLLLPDISSNERISTEQARHPDLTEGAIKQLDHSVREIAARVDDLSARLKACEEELALLSKYEKALAGLAPFLRFIQESEELDHLGVTLDEREGSPDLLRLLREMMAKITDNGYELFHTRIDARSLVVLLVFSKVHSARVRNLLWEEGIAELRLPVSVSDKPLGEAVRMLLQQKTELPLEAHRYRGELREVALQRRQELAEYHDAIVRCLERIEASLYFYQTEMATLIYGWVPCRMLTGLRLRIGDEFGGKVVLEECPVAPQEWAVVPVALRNPAFLQPFETLTRVVSLPRYGSIDPTPYVATFFPLFYGVILGDVGYGLLLLVAAAMVRRRCRSHPLVRDLSTIFLWASGSAILFGLLFGELFGELGEYVGLRPVLNRMQSFLPLLYISIGIGTVHVVLGLALGAHSALRRGNRQVSLMKCGSMVLVLSFISLLASVAGLAPREWRSAEVVGLLCALVIIFISGRGRGVMELHNLVNVLSYLRLMGIGVASAALAFAANKLGGLVGNVFLGIVIAVTLHGINVIFGILSPTIQSLRLHYVEFFENFFAPGGRQYKPFRHLHPTLPVRG
- a CDS encoding V-type ATP synthase subunit E, giving the protein MPYATLIDALLEEGRTKSEAIVRQAQVEAERLLNDAQQQCETLDREADAAIRRSLSTQRAVILSSAALSARHVMLRAKREILDAVWRHVSQKATTLTGHARTAVLSALLDEILTASSSQSPRVLIDGRERPYLEEILTERSITFEEQHQDDLLLGIRLEGNGEVLTNCLAARLAKAKPELTIELNRLLFIEETVGARQ